In Methanothermococcus thermolithotrophicus DSM 2095, one DNA window encodes the following:
- the hemB gene encoding porphobilinogen synthase gives MIMRPRRLRKSYKMRDLVRETILTKNDLIMPIFVDENLKANEKKEISSMPNQYRFSVDGAVEEAKEIADLGIPAVILFGIPKYKDEVASSAYDMNGGVQKAISKIKEELGDELLVIADVCMCEYTSHGHCGIVKDNEILNDETLEILGKIALSYAESGADIVAPSDMMDGRVRKIREVLEENGHKNVAIMSYAAKYSSAFYGPFRDAAESAPKFGDRKTYQMDPGNSKEALREIELDIEEGADLILVKPALPYLDILKMAKDNFNVPIGGYCVSGEYSMVEAAAEKGWLDRDATIYETLLSIKRAGADFIITYWAKEFATRHLFPTPL, from the coding sequence ATGATTATGAGACCAAGAAGACTTAGAAAAAGCTACAAAATGAGAGATTTAGTAAGAGAGACCATTTTAACAAAGAATGATTTAATAATGCCCATTTTTGTAGATGAGAACTTAAAAGCTAATGAAAAGAAGGAAATATCTTCAATGCCAAACCAATACAGATTTAGTGTAGATGGAGCAGTTGAAGAAGCTAAAGAAATTGCTGACTTAGGAATTCCTGCCGTTATTTTATTTGGAATTCCGAAATACAAAGACGAAGTAGCCTCTTCAGCCTACGATATGAATGGCGGAGTTCAAAAGGCAATTTCAAAAATAAAGGAAGAACTTGGGGATGAACTTTTAGTTATAGCTGATGTTTGTATGTGCGAATATACTTCTCATGGACATTGTGGTATAGTTAAAGATAATGAAATTTTAAACGATGAAACCCTTGAAATCTTAGGTAAGATAGCATTATCCTATGCTGAAAGTGGTGCCGATATAGTGGCTCCTTCTGACATGATGGATGGAAGAGTTAGAAAAATTAGGGAAGTTTTAGAAGAAAACGGCCACAAAAATGTTGCCATAATGAGCTACGCGGCAAAGTATTCTTCTGCATTTTATGGTCCTTTTAGGGATGCTGCAGAAAGTGCCCCTAAATTTGGAGATAGAAAAACCTATCAGATGGATCCCGGAAATTCAAAGGAAGCCTTAAGAGAAATTGAGTTGGACATAGAAGAAGGTGCTGATTTAATACTTGTCAAACCTGCACTTCCATATTTGGATATATTAAAAATGGCTAAAGATAACTTCAACGTGCCAATTGGGGGCTATTGCGTAAGTGGAGAGTATTCAATGGTGGAAGCTGCAGCTGAAAAAGGCTGGCTTGATAGGGATGCCACAATTTATGAAACTCTTTTAAGCATTAAGCGAGCCGGAGCAGACTTTATAATAACATACTGGGCAAAAGAATTTGCTACAAGACATTTA